The following are from one region of the Oryzias melastigma strain HK-1 linkage group LG22, ASM292280v2, whole genome shotgun sequence genome:
- the dus3l gene encoding tRNA-dihydrouridine(47) synthase [NAD(P)(+)]-like: MEAVELETRANETNAVSKGEAAIKPEFLTTKEKFHHFIDSELQKDHRDNSSDNEQLHEVPEPEPKKPKHDPQDEKTTAPAESKRLRGQNKSRPHTKPTTYEERRLCLSVLQNKDCSFGEKCYFLHDVAEYMRSKPADIGERCYLYDTFGKCGYGLSCRFAKAHTTPHYQTLEKAELVKANEGRTAVKNSLSKELQNSLRKRKVVFRKSEEYLKTLSKNKDQTCGKDVCATKEPDDAGGKRPASEESQSGPDERPLVKTVGPVTDADVIKLRPCEKKKVDFRDKLYLAPLTTCGNLPFRRVCKRFGADITCGEMAVCTNLLQGQQSEWALLKRHESEDLFGVQVEGCFPDTMTKCAELINQNAEVDFVDINSGCPIDLIYKKGGGCGLMTRTRKLEQIIRGMNHVLDVPLTVKIRTGVQEKSNLAHKLIPEMKSWGVSLITLHGRSREQRYTKLADWDYIGSCAELARPVPLFGNGDILSYEDAVKAKQTGVSGIMIARGALIKPWIFTEIKESRHWDISSGERLDVLKDFTNFGLEHWGSDTRGVEKTRSFLLEWLSFMCRYIPVGLLERVPQRINERPPYYLGRNHLETLMASQNVGDWVQISEMLLGPVPNNFKFLPKHKANAYK, translated from the exons ATGGAGGCTGTGGAGCTGGAGACCAGAGCGAACGAGACGAACGCCGTTTCCAAAGGCGAAGCCGCCATCAAACCTGA GTTCCTCACAACCAAAGAGAAGTTTCACCACTTCATAGACTCGGAGCTGCAGAAAGACCACCGCGACAACTCCAGTGACAACGAACAACTCCATGAGGTCCCGGAACCAGAAcccaaaaaacccaaacatgacCCTCAGGATGAGAAGACCACGGCGCCAGCAGAAAGTAAACGTCTTCGGGGTCAGAACAAGTCCAGACCGCACACCAAGCCGACCACGTACGAGGAGAGGCGGCTGTGCCTGTCGGTCCTGCAG AACAAAGACTGCTCCTTTGGAGAGAAGTGCTACTTCCTCCACGACGTGGCCGAGTACATGAGGTCCAAACCGGCGGACATCGGGGAGCGCTGCTACCTCTACGACACGTTTGGAAAGTGTGGATACGGCCTGAGCTGCCGCTTTGCTAAAGCACACACCACGCCTCACTACCAAACCCTGGAGAAGGCCGAGCTGGTGAAGGCCAACGAGGGCAGGACCGCCGTGAAGAACTCTTTAAGTAAAGAGCTGCAGAACTctctgaggaagaggaaggTCGTCTTCAGAAAGTCTGaggaatatttaaaaactctGTCAAAGAACAAAGACCAAACGTGTGGAAAAG atgtttgtgCCACTAAAGAGCCTGACGACGCAGGAGGGAAACGTCCAGCCTCTGAGGAGTCTCAG TCCGGTCCGGACGAGCGGCCGCTGGTGAAGACCGTTGGCCCGGTAACAGATGCTGATGTCAtcaagctccgcccctgtgAGAAGAAGAAG GTGGACTTCCGGGATAAGCTCTACCTCGCCCCCCTCACCACA TGCGGGAACCTGCCGTTCCGCCGCGTCTGTAAGCGCTTCGGCGCCGACATCACCTGCGGCGAGATGGCGGTGTGCACCAACCTGCTGCAGGGTCAGCAGTCGGAGTGGGCGCTCCTGAAGAGGCACGAGAGCGAGGACCTGTTCGGAGTCCAG GTGGAGGGCTGCTTCCCCGACACCATGACCAAGTGTGCAGAACTCATCAACCAGAACGCAGAGGTGGACTTCGTGGACATCAACTCCGGATGCCCCATCGACCTCATCTACAAGAAG GGCGGGGGGTGTGGCCTCATGACGCGGACCAGGAAGCTGGAACAGATCATCAGAGGCATGAACCAC GTTCTGGACGTCCCGCTGACCGTGAAGATCCGGACCGGCGTCCAGGAGAAGTCCAACCTGGCCCACAAGCTCATCCCCGAGATGAAGAGCTGGGGGGTGTCGCTCATCACT CTGCACGGCCGCTCCAGGGAGCAGCGCTACACCAAGCTGGCGGACTGGGACTACATCGGTTCCTGTGCGGAGCTGGCCCGGCCCGTCCCTCTGTTCG GTAACGGAGACATCCTGTCCTACGAGGACGCGGTGAAGGCCAAGCAGACGGGGGTGTCCGGCATCATGATCGCACG CGGCGCCCTCATCAAGCCCTGGATCTTCACGGAGATCAAGGAGAGCAGACACTGGGACATCTCGTCCGGCGAGCGCCTGGACGTCCTGAAGGACTTCACCAACTTCGGCCTGGAGCACTGGGGCTCCGACACTCGTGGCGTGGAGAAGACGCGCTCCTTCCTGCTGGAGTGGCTGTCCTTCATGTGCAG GTACATCCCCGTGGGGCTGCTGGAGCGCGTCCCTCAGAGGATCAACGAGAGGCCGCCGTACTACCTGGGCAGGAACCACCTGGAGACGCTGATGGCCAGTCAGAACGTGGGGGACTGGGTCCAGATCAG TGAGATGCTGCTGGGGCCCGTCCCCAACAACTTCAAGTTCTTACCCAAACATAAAGCCAACGCCTACAAGTGA